One genomic window of Malaciobacter molluscorum LMG 25693 includes the following:
- a CDS encoding DEAD/DEAH box helicase: protein MQKKTIPVILTGKDIIASAKSGTGKTAAFLLPIIEKLKDEIDYSKIRVPRVLIIVPTRELVKQISQNLKDYSKYLDIKQSVAFGGVNNKTQAQKIQNGTDIIIATPGRLIDHIQNNAINISSVNHIVLDEADTMLDMGFLKEIEIILSQTSAYKQIMMFSATISQNVKKLAKAYLNNPTIIELTDVRQRVNIIEHTAYKVDSFKKIEMLSYLIGSKNYEKVLVFVNTKKAADEITQHFNLDGLKTLCIHGDIKQSGRNKAIKQFKSGEIRVLVATDIAARGIDIENLEYVVNFELPQSTDDFTHRVGRTGRANKKGNAITLICAKEYKELENIEKDLMITIKREVLEGFELTEKQPRIFKPKKKKLTQKKKVEKPTKKASSKKTTKRDANRSFRRK from the coding sequence ATACAAAAAAAAACTATTCCTGTCATATTAACAGGAAAAGATATTATAGCTTCAGCTAAAAGTGGTACAGGGAAAACAGCAGCTTTTTTACTTCCAATAATAGAAAAACTAAAAGATGAAATTGATTATAGTAAAATAAGAGTTCCAAGAGTTCTTATTATTGTACCAACAAGAGAATTAGTAAAACAAATATCTCAAAATCTTAAAGATTATTCAAAATATCTAGATATTAAACAAAGTGTTGCATTTGGTGGAGTAAATAATAAAACTCAAGCACAAAAAATTCAAAATGGAACAGATATTATTATAGCAACTCCAGGAAGATTAATAGATCACATTCAAAATAATGCAATTAATATTTCAAGCGTAAATCATATTGTGTTAGATGAAGCAGATACTATGCTTGATATGGGATTTTTAAAAGAGATTGAAATAATACTTTCACAAACAAGTGCATATAAACAAATAATGATGTTTTCTGCAACAATATCACAAAATGTAAAAAAACTAGCAAAAGCTTATTTAAATAATCCAACGATAATTGAACTAACAGATGTAAGACAAAGAGTAAACATCATTGAACATACTGCATATAAAGTAGATAGTTTCAAAAAGATTGAAATGTTATCTTATTTGATTGGTTCAAAAAATTATGAAAAAGTATTAGTTTTTGTAAATACAAAAAAAGCAGCGGATGAAATAACACAACATTTTAATTTAGATGGATTAAAAACTTTATGTATTCATGGAGATATTAAACAATCTGGAAGAAATAAAGCAATTAAGCAATTCAAAAGTGGTGAAATAAGAGTTTTAGTTGCAACAGATATTGCTGCAAGAGGTATTGATATTGAGAACTTAGAATATGTTGTAAACTTTGAGCTTCCTCAAAGTACAGATGATTTTACACACAGAGTAGGAAGAACAGGAAGAGCAAATAAAAAAGGTAATGCAATTACATTAATTTGCGCAAAAGAGTATAAAGAACTCGAAAACATTGAAAAAGATTTGATGATTACAATAAAAAGAGAAGTTTTAGAAGGTTTTGAGCTAACTGAAAAACAACCAAGAATATTTAAACCCAAAAAGAAAAAACTAACTCAAAAGAAAAAAGTAGAAAAACCTACAAAAAAAGCAAGTTCAAAGAAGACAACAAAAAGAGATGCAAATAGAAGTTTTAGGAGAAAATAG
- a CDS encoding 3'-5' exonuclease codes for MIILDFETNSKSVGDVIEVAAVKLDKNFNVIDKFHRYYLSRYPLNPYSFAVHRLTPEMIMEYRKDKRYSSYFTEDEDFFTFCKNCNTLVAHNISFELRHLNKKVYFKNHICTMKENKYLVAAKNKNGNIKNPKLDETCAFYGIEFDENKHHTATYDVTKTYEILRCMNNIFD; via the coding sequence ATGATTATACTTGATTTTGAGACAAATAGTAAAAGTGTTGGTGATGTAATTGAAGTTGCCGCTGTTAAGCTTGATAAAAACTTTAATGTAATAGATAAATTTCATAGATATTATTTATCAAGATATCCTTTAAATCCTTATTCTTTCGCAGTTCATAGATTAACTCCTGAAATGATTATGGAATATAGAAAAGATAAAAGATATTCTTCATATTTTACAGAAGATGAAGATTTTTTTACATTTTGTAAAAATTGTAATACTTTAGTAGCACATAATATATCTTTTGAGCTAAGACACTTAAATAAAAAAGTATATTTTAAAAATCATATTTGTACTATGAAAGAAAATAAATATTTGGTTGCTGCAAAAAATAAAAATGGAAATATAAAAAATCCCAAGTTAGATGAAACTTGTGCTTTTTATGGTATAGAATTTGATGAAAATAAACATCATACTGCAACATATGATGTTACTAAAACATATGAGATTTTAAGATGTATGAATAATATTTTTGATTGA
- a CDS encoding LysR substrate-binding domain-containing protein, giving the protein MDSNLLKVFLSVANNHSFSKASIKLNCAQSNVTARIKQLEKSINKTLFYRSSKGIILTDIAKKLLPYAKEVVNSMNKTEDFLKHLDHEESLKIGSTESNAATRIVTLLNKIHIKYPKMNLELTTAPTEDLKDLLINYKIDIAFISGEPKEKEFKILKEYKEELVLLKSKKNKHSKNILSFKKGCTYKQYIENYLKEQNLEYKNIEFGSLETILGCVKIGMGVSILPLSVIKKLKLENELIIDELPDYMKNIHTYMICRVDNEPLISKYLKKQDL; this is encoded by the coding sequence ATGGATTCAAACCTATTAAAAGTCTTTCTAAGTGTAGCAAACAACCATAGCTTTTCTAAAGCATCCATTAAATTAAATTGTGCACAATCAAATGTAACAGCAAGAATAAAACAATTAGAAAAAAGTATTAATAAAACTCTTTTTTATAGAAGTTCAAAAGGTATAATCTTAACAGATATTGCAAAGAAGCTACTTCCATATGCAAAAGAAGTAGTAAATAGCATGAATAAAACAGAAGATTTTTTAAAACATTTAGATCATGAAGAGAGTTTAAAAATTGGTTCAACTGAATCAAATGCAGCAACAAGAATAGTAACTCTACTTAATAAAATACATATAAAATATCCAAAAATGAATTTGGAACTAACAACTGCACCAACAGAAGATTTAAAAGATTTATTGATAAATTATAAGATTGATATTGCTTTTATAAGTGGAGAACCAAAAGAAAAAGAGTTTAAAATATTAAAAGAGTATAAAGAAGAGTTGGTACTACTTAAATCAAAAAAAAATAAACACTCAAAAAATATATTATCATTTAAAAAAGGCTGTACATACAAACAATATATTGAAAATTATTTAAAAGAACAAAATTTGGAATATAAGAATATAGAGTTTGGAAGTTTAGAGACAATATTAGGTTGTGTAAAAATTGGAATGGGAGTATCAATTTTACCATTAAGTGTGATAAAAAAATTAAAATTGGAAAATGAATTAATTATTGATGAATTACCAGATTATATGAAAAATATTCACACTTATATGATATGCAGAGTTGATAATGAACCCTTAATATCTAAATATTTAAAAAAACAAGATTTATAA
- a CDS encoding YbfB/YjiJ family MFS transporter: MINIFDKKSNTNIIIAGIFALIIGMGVARFSFTSLLPSMLESRIDISFAGVLASINYFGYLLGAIFAIFIKSIKQKVLFFRIGLFLSITTTLLLGLDTNDFLWIVSRFIAGFGSSMLMVIGSSLVMSRLKFEDKTKAMGIHFSGIGFSMVVSDIISRVVLNYSSWQYSWFALTILAVILSFYCFYILDEQKSENFTKIKTNAVKFDSFIFVLIFSYFTVGIGFVVQATFLPDIINSIKGLEGLGSNSWLLAGVAGIPSCIIWMRLAYKFGSSNIILVCMFLLIISILIPTFTNNMFFNLLSAFLYGATFIALVALFLNLGGIIAKSNPAFLMGALTSSYGIGQISAPLYSVALLNEYKTYDSSLYVTAFILFLGAIILYFNKNKEKKYASN, encoded by the coding sequence ATGATTAATATTTTTGATAAAAAAAGTAATACAAATATTATAATTGCAGGAATTTTTGCTTTAATTATTGGAATGGGAGTTGCAAGATTTTCATTTACTTCTTTATTGCCTTCTATGTTAGAAAGTAGAATTGATATTAGTTTTGCAGGTGTTTTAGCTTCTATTAATTATTTTGGTTATTTACTTGGAGCTATATTTGCAATTTTTATAAAAAGCATAAAACAAAAAGTATTATTTTTTAGAATTGGACTTTTTCTTAGTATTACAACAACTTTATTGTTGGGATTAGACACAAATGATTTTTTATGGATAGTTTCAAGATTTATTGCAGGTTTTGGTTCTTCAATGCTTATGGTTATTGGTTCATCATTAGTTATGAGTAGGTTAAAATTTGAAGATAAAACAAAAGCAATGGGGATACATTTTTCAGGAATTGGATTTTCTATGGTAGTATCTGATATTATAAGTAGAGTTGTTTTAAACTACTCTTCTTGGCAATACTCTTGGTTCGCTTTAACAATATTAGCTGTTATTTTATCTTTTTATTGTTTTTATATTTTAGATGAACAAAAAAGTGAAAATTTTACAAAAATAAAAACTAATGCAGTTAAATTTGATTCTTTTATTTTTGTATTGATTTTTTCATATTTTACTGTAGGTATTGGTTTTGTAGTACAAGCTACATTTTTACCAGATATTATTAATAGTATAAAAGGTTTGGAAGGTTTAGGTTCAAATAGTTGGCTTTTAGCTGGAGTTGCTGGAATCCCATCTTGTATAATTTGGATGAGGTTAGCCTATAAATTTGGAAGTTCTAATATTATTTTAGTTTGTATGTTTTTATTAATTATCAGTATTTTAATTCCAACATTTACTAATAATATGTTTTTTAATTTATTAAGTGCTTTTTTATATGGTGCAACATTTATTGCTTTAGTTGCATTATTTTTAAATTTAGGTGGAATAATAGCAAAATCAAATCCAGCTTTTTTGATGGGAGCTTTGACAAGTTCTTATGGAATAGGTCAAATTAGTGCGCCTTTATATTCTGTTGCATTACTTAATGAATATAAAACTTATGATAGCAGTTTATATGTAACTGCATTTATTCTTTTTTTAGGTGCAATTATATTATATTTTAATAAAAATAAGGAGAAAAAATATGCCAGTAATTAA
- a CDS encoding response regulator transcription factor, with protein sequence MNNIKILILEDNTIVGFDIKRSVEALGYEVTKCVTTYNEALNAQEQNPADIAIMDIDLGKYSKDGIETAKDIQKIKFTPIIFLTAFSDNETMQKAINGDFIATYITKPYNRESIAPAILVAKSRLRNTDLLNNNLITLKNNYIFDKNKELLYYQNEPIKLSKQERKLFSLLIAAKGNIVDFENIEYEIWPDGPVSDSSLRTLLYRIRNKVNSEIIETVQSFGCRINIK encoded by the coding sequence ATGAATAATATAAAAATATTAATTTTAGAAGATAATACAATTGTAGGATTTGATATAAAAAGAAGTGTTGAAGCACTTGGATATGAAGTTACAAAATGTGTAACTACTTATAATGAAGCATTAAATGCACAAGAACAAAATCCTGCTGATATAGCTATAATGGATATTGATTTAGGTAAATATAGTAAAGATGGAATAGAAACAGCAAAAGATATACAAAAAATAAAATTTACTCCTATAATATTTTTAACTGCATTTTCAGACAATGAAACAATGCAAAAAGCAATAAATGGTGATTTTATTGCTACATATATAACAAAACCCTATAATAGAGAATCAATTGCACCTGCTATTTTAGTAGCAAAATCAAGACTTAGAAATACTGATTTATTAAACAATAATTTAATAACATTAAAAAACAACTATATTTTTGATAAAAATAAAGAACTTTTATATTATCAAAATGAACCAATAAAATTAAGTAAACAAGAAAGAAAACTATTTTCACTTTTAATTGCAGCTAAAGGTAATATTGTAGATTTTGAAAATATAGAATATGAAATCTGGCCAGATGGACCAGTATCAGATAGTTCTTTGAGAACTTTACTTTATAGAATAAGAAATAAAGTAAATTCAGAGATTATTGAAACTGTTCAATCTTTTGGATGTAGAATAAATATAAAATAA
- a CDS encoding N-acyl amino acid synthase FeeM domain-containing protein, with product MFNINKNSSVEQLQLLLKSTINKSLDYMPKSFNDEQLKAFDVFKKRIYLEEIIEKSVSFNKSLNFETENKNLYIVKNVEELVNIFKLRSEIYTRLNYNNEFPEIIEGLNFDKYDVNSAIIYNKTDKLITGTCRLIFDSEKKLPIEEKLDLDYIRDDFNAIAEVSRLTIKHQKEGLSLDFKNLTQGIYAILKQNNQDATISVISKEHFKLYSKFGGFNIEKELNSYGHLNKTFVITSWDISKISKFFQKAFLK from the coding sequence ATGTTTAACATAAATAAGAACAGCTCAGTAGAACAGTTACAGTTACTTCTTAAAAGTACAATAAATAAATCATTAGATTATATGCCAAAAAGCTTTAATGATGAACAGTTAAAAGCATTTGATGTTTTCAAAAAAAGAATATATTTAGAAGAGATTATTGAAAAAAGTGTCTCTTTTAATAAAAGTTTAAATTTTGAAACAGAAAATAAAAATTTATATATAGTAAAAAATGTAGAAGAGTTAGTAAATATATTCAAATTAAGAAGTGAGATATATACTAGATTAAATTATAATAATGAATTTCCTGAAATTATTGAAGGACTAAATTTTGATAAATATGATGTCAATTCTGCAATTATATATAATAAAACTGACAAATTAATAACAGGTACTTGTAGACTTATTTTTGATTCAGAAAAAAAATTACCAATTGAAGAAAAACTTGATCTTGATTATATAAGAGATGATTTTAATGCTATTGCAGAAGTATCAAGATTAACAATAAAACATCAAAAAGAAGGATTAAGTTTAGACTTTAAAAATTTAACTCAAGGAATTTATGCAATATTAAAACAAAATAATCAAGATGCAACAATATCCGTAATAAGCAAAGAACACTTTAAATTATATTCAAAATTTGGTGGATTTAATATTGAAAAAGAGTTAAATTCATATGGACATTTAAATAAAACATTTGTAATAACATCTTGGGATATTTCTAAAATTTCAAAATTTTTCCAAAAAGCTTTTTTAAAGTAG
- a CDS encoding DUF2721 domain-containing protein: MKSINIAITTPALLFPAISLLLLAYTNRFLTTGQLIRGLSANARDGKVPKASKQIKNLKKRVSLIKAMQLYGVSSLILCTISMFLIFLEKNFAGEILFGLSLLAMTLSLIIALYEIFISVDAINYELEGIKRYSKSYKKDKKEEHDDEESHDTIENDEVK; the protein is encoded by the coding sequence ATGAAATCAATTAATATAGCAATTACAACACCTGCATTATTATTTCCTGCTATATCATTACTTTTATTAGCATACACAAATAGATTTTTAACAACAGGACAATTAATTAGAGGATTAAGTGCAAATGCAAGAGATGGGAAAGTTCCAAAAGCATCAAAACAAATTAAAAACTTAAAAAAAAGAGTTTCATTAATAAAAGCAATGCAACTTTATGGAGTATCATCTTTAATACTTTGTACTATTTCAATGTTCTTAATATTTCTAGAAAAAAACTTTGCAGGTGAAATTTTATTTGGATTAAGTTTATTAGCAATGACTTTATCTTTAATAATTGCTTTATATGAAATATTTATATCTGTTGATGCAATTAATTATGAATTAGAGGGTATAAAAAGATACTCAAAATCATATAAAAAAGACAAAAAAGAAGAACATGATGATGAAGAAAGTCATGATACAATAGAAAATGATGAGGTAAAATAG
- a CDS encoding 7TM diverse intracellular signaling domain-containing protein — translation MYIKKILFSILLLSIYLNANILSITNKVPFNDILPNSKIYIDKTKSLTINEIQPKSFKDVNEKSLGYGYSPNFIVWVKFTLKNKTNTTVNKILEYDNALTTNIYLYENNKLIAKKGLSHIKKQRKSINPTFEIKLKPNSQKTYYIQASSYITTLIVKLNLWNSENFYEKEIQHQVILALFFGGMSILGFYNLFIFFFTKDKSYFYYVLYIFGIMIHHLMYSGVTNIYFLPHNWVMPFIHYATYIVGFPALALALFTKSFLNIKKYKIINKTLNIYLALFPFLLSLFFITDSFNKYRNIFSVILLIYLVIITVYTSLKRNRQAYFVLFGWFIFLTAGMFMYLSSIGIFNVFIDFPYYIETSLMLEAIVFSIALADRIKVLQKEKQEAQKKLILQQKNEQKRLQIKVNEKTRDLKKALDEKGLLLKELNHRVKNNMQTIVSLIRLQSDDIKDEKLKDVLKTIKNRIKAMGHLHELLYKQDNLGNVDTYKYFEILIQEVMQSYNCKNVKIDLNVETNLKIEEAIYCGLIVNELISNSFKYAFDDVKEGKININLYKTKNEYTLIVEDNGKGYDSSKPTNSLGLMLINTLACNQLKGKITIDNKDKVSVKINWRDNE, via the coding sequence ATGTACATAAAAAAAATTCTTTTTTCAATATTATTATTATCAATATATTTAAATGCAAATATTTTATCAATTACAAATAAAGTTCCTTTTAATGATATTCTTCCTAATAGTAAAATATATATTGATAAAACAAAAAGTTTAACAATCAATGAGATACAGCCTAAAAGTTTTAAAGATGTAAATGAAAAATCTTTAGGTTATGGATATTCACCTAACTTTATCGTTTGGGTAAAATTTACATTAAAAAATAAAACAAATACAACAGTTAATAAAATATTAGAATATGACAATGCTTTAACTACAAATATATATTTATACGAAAACAATAAACTAATAGCAAAAAAAGGTTTATCACATATAAAAAAACAAAGAAAAAGCATAAATCCAACTTTTGAAATTAAATTAAAACCTAATTCACAAAAAACATATTATATCCAAGCTTCTTCTTATATCACTACTTTAATTGTAAAATTAAATTTGTGGAATAGTGAAAACTTTTATGAAAAAGAGATTCAACATCAAGTTATATTAGCACTTTTTTTTGGAGGAATGTCAATACTTGGATTTTATAACCTATTTATATTCTTTTTTACAAAAGATAAAAGTTATTTCTATTATGTATTATATATATTTGGAATAATGATTCATCATTTAATGTATTCAGGTGTCACAAATATATATTTTTTACCACATAATTGGGTTATGCCATTTATTCATTATGCTACATATATTGTTGGTTTTCCGGCTCTTGCACTTGCACTTTTTACAAAAAGTTTTTTAAATATAAAAAAATATAAAATTATAAATAAAACATTAAATATATATTTAGCTTTATTTCCTTTTTTATTAAGTCTATTTTTTATAACAGATAGTTTTAATAAATATAGAAATATATTTTCTGTAATACTATTAATATATTTAGTAATTATTACTGTTTATACAAGTTTAAAAAGAAATAGACAAGCCTATTTTGTATTATTTGGGTGGTTTATATTTTTAACAGCTGGAATGTTTATGTACCTGTCAAGTATAGGGATATTTAATGTTTTTATAGATTTTCCATATTATATAGAAACTTCTTTAATGCTTGAGGCTATTGTATTTTCTATTGCCCTAGCAGATAGAATAAAAGTATTACAAAAAGAAAAACAAGAAGCACAAAAAAAATTAATATTGCAACAAAAAAATGAGCAAAAAAGACTTCAAATAAAAGTAAATGAAAAAACAAGAGATTTAAAAAAAGCTTTAGATGAAAAAGGACTGTTATTAAAAGAATTAAATCATAGAGTAAAAAATAATATGCAAACAATTGTATCTTTAATAAGACTTCAAAGTGATGATATAAAAGATGAAAAATTAAAAGATGTATTAAAAACTATTAAAAATAGAATTAAAGCTATGGGCCATTTACATGAATTACTATATAAACAAGATAATTTAGGAAATGTTGATACATATAAATACTTTGAAATTTTAATACAAGAAGTAATGCAAAGTTATAATTGTAAAAATGTAAAAATTGATTTAAATGTCGAAACAAACTTAAAAATAGAAGAAGCTATATATTGTGGACTGATTGTAAATGAATTGATCTCAAACTCTTTTAAATATGCATTTGATGATGTAAAAGAAGGAAAAATAAATATCAATCTTTATAAAACAAAAAATGAATATACATTAATTGTTGAAGACAATGGAAAAGGTTATGATTCTTCAAAACCAACAAATTCATTAGGACTAATGCTTATTAATACATTGGCATGTAATCAATTAAAAGGGAAAATAACTATCGATAATAAAGATAAAGTTTCAGTAAAAATAAATTGGAGAGATAATGAATAA
- a CDS encoding ion transporter: MLKNFITSNRFQNLIIFLIVLNGIILGLATSKDIVLKYGEILDFIDTLIIFIFTIEIILRIFVYKIDFFKNPWSLFDFFVVAISLVPASANLSILRVLRVLRLFRLLSVVPQMRTIIAALLGVIPGIFSVSMVLLLFFYVFSIMATNLFSSHFPQWFGSLGDSMYTLFQVMTLESWSMGIARPIIEVYPYAWIFFIIFILLVTFIMVNLFIGLIVDAIFTIKGDEKKEEKSEELKQIEELKQEIKQLKEIIIKSRE; this comes from the coding sequence TTGTTAAAAAATTTTATTACATCGAATAGATTTCAAAATTTAATAATCTTTTTGATTGTTTTAAATGGTATTATATTAGGTTTAGCAACTTCAAAAGATATTGTTTTAAAGTATGGAGAAATTTTAGATTTTATAGATACTTTAATTATATTTATTTTTACTATTGAAATTATACTAAGGATTTTTGTTTATAAAATAGATTTTTTTAAAAATCCTTGGAGTCTTTTTGATTTTTTTGTAGTTGCAATTTCATTGGTTCCTGCTAGTGCTAATCTCTCTATATTAAGAGTTCTTCGAGTATTAAGATTATTTAGACTTTTAAGTGTTGTTCCTCAAATGCGTACAATAATTGCAGCATTACTTGGTGTTATTCCTGGTATTTTTTCTGTTTCTATGGTCTTATTATTATTTTTTTATGTATTTTCTATAATGGCTACAAATCTTTTTTCTTCACATTTTCCTCAATGGTTTGGATCATTAGGTGATAGTATGTATACACTTTTTCAAGTTATGACTTTAGAAAGTTGGTCTATGGGAATAGCAAGACCTATAATTGAAGTTTATCCTTATGCATGGATATTTTTTATTATATTTATTTTATTAGTAACTTTTATTATGGTAAATCTTTTTATTGGATTAATTGTTGATGCAATATTTACTATAAAAGGAGATGAAAAAAAAGAAGAAAAATCAGAAGAGTTAAAGCAAATAGAAGAGCTTAAACAAGAAATCAAACAATTAAAAGAAATTATTATTAAAAGTAGAGAATAG
- a CDS encoding AAA family ATPase, translated as MILSKLYLKNFKKYKEFTFEFFDGLTGIIGKNGSGKSTIFDAILFALYGELKNKGSKELIKNVSAELKDELKVKLYFEFDNCEYIVSREFRGKNLIANAKLFKNAELITNGAKEVTKEIIKLTKMNKEAFLSTLFASQKELTKLSGLDKEERKKMIRKLLGLEKIDFVENFLTLSLRDLNRDIKNFSSYLLSIEDVDELNKKLKYNNDNLKILNSQIFAEEKKKEELIKNENKKRDELEIFNKIKEQKKSLEYSIKLEETNLLSFKKNLQKYKEELELLNKQKIEFEKVKNVKILYEELLSKVKEQDILKEKFLKKEALIKERDELRLSYKKQKDDISYLEEQLKQLANIEKEHNSIKENIIIYQKQLQDKKITERELRDKIAGEENLINDTKNKIETIQKLGKNSKCPTCTRDLLDDYDMVLDNLYNLIESNYKKNIEEYNIKLNTLLEEINQKQLILDESNKKEKQLHSKIYLLHEKKKDLSNNLNYLEDIKLRGKNNNDQIDKLSSYIYDEKQHKLLKEKLEVIRKDYEYFLTLQTQLEREKTIINNLQEQEKNIDNSKSNIKNRNIEFESIKYDEIAHKNLQLQIEKMRKQKDDLSDLIHDKKLEDSRIKNEIKNITKQLDENNHKNNILQKKIDDLNDYTKIKITLQDFKTTINSKIAPRISQIASNMYAKITKGKYQLIEVSNDFDFFIYDENRKYPIERFSGGEIDLANLVLRIAISKTLQELSGSSQISFLAFDEVFGSQDENRRLEILEAFNTIKEQYRQIFLISHELEIKEMFERVIEL; from the coding sequence ATGATACTATCTAAATTGTATTTAAAAAACTTTAAAAAATATAAAGAGTTTACTTTTGAATTTTTTGATGGATTAACAGGAATTATTGGAAAAAATGGAAGTGGAAAATCAACTATCTTTGATGCAATATTATTTGCTTTATATGGTGAACTAAAAAATAAAGGTTCTAAAGAACTGATTAAAAATGTAAGTGCAGAATTAAAAGATGAGTTAAAAGTTAAATTGTATTTTGAATTTGATAATTGTGAATATATTGTATCAAGAGAATTTAGAGGTAAAAATTTAATTGCTAATGCAAAATTATTTAAAAATGCTGAACTAATAACAAATGGTGCAAAAGAAGTAACAAAAGAGATAATTAAATTAACAAAGATGAATAAAGAGGCTTTTTTAAGTACGTTATTTGCTTCTCAAAAAGAATTAACTAAATTAAGTGGTTTAGATAAAGAAGAACGAAAAAAAATGATAAGAAAACTTCTTGGTTTAGAAAAAATTGATTTTGTAGAAAACTTTTTAACTTTATCACTTAGAGATTTAAATAGAGATATAAAAAATTTTTCATCTTATCTTTTAAGTATTGAAGATGTTGATGAACTTAATAAAAAGTTAAAATACAATAATGATAATTTAAAGATTTTAAATTCGCAAATATTTGCTGAAGAAAAGAAAAAAGAAGAATTAATTAAAAATGAGAATAAAAAAAGAGATGAACTTGAAATTTTTAATAAAATAAAAGAACAAAAAAAGAGTTTAGAATATAGTATAAAACTTGAAGAAACAAATCTTTTGTCTTTTAAAAAAAATTTGCAAAAATATAAAGAAGAATTAGAATTATTAAATAAACAAAAAATAGAGTTTGAAAAAGTAAAGAATGTAAAAATTTTATATGAAGAATTATTATCAAAAGTAAAAGAACAAGATATCTTAAAAGAAAAGTTTCTTAAAAAAGAAGCACTAATAAAAGAAAGAGATGAGTTAAGACTTTCATATAAAAAGCAAAAGGATGATATTTCTTATTTGGAAGAACAATTAAAACAATTAGCAAATATAGAAAAAGAACACAATTCAATAAAAGAAAATATTATTATTTATCAAAAACAGTTACAAGATAAAAAAATCACAGAAAGAGAATTAAGAGACAAAATTGCAGGTGAAGAAAATCTAATTAATGATACAAAAAATAAAATAGAAACAATACAAAAATTAGGTAAAAATTCTAAATGTCCAACTTGTACAAGAGATTTGTTAGATGATTATGACATGGTATTAGATAATTTATATAATTTAATAGAATCTAATTATAAAAAAAATATTGAAGAATATAATATTAAATTAAATACATTATTAGAAGAAATAAATCAGAAGCAGCTTATTTTAGATGAATCTAACAAAAAAGAAAAACAACTTCATTCAAAAATATATTTATTACATGAAAAGAAGAAAGATTTATCAAATAATTTAAACTATTTGGAAGATATAAAATTAAGAGGTAAAAATAATAATGATCAAATAGATAAGTTAAGTTCTTATATTTATGATGAAAAGCAACACAAATTATTAAAAGAGAAACTAGAAGTAATTAGAAAAGATTATGAATATTTTTTAACTTTACAAACTCAACTTGAAAGAGAAAAGACAATAATTAATAATCTACAAGAACAAGAAAAAAATATTGATAATTCAAAATCAAATATCAAAAATAGAAATATCGAGTTTGAATCAATTAAATATGATGAAATAGCTCATAAAAATTTACAATTACAAATAGAAAAAATGAGAAAACAAAAAGATGATTTATCTGATTTAATTCATGATAAAAAATTAGAAGATTCAAGAATTAAAAATGAGATAAAAAATATTACGAAACAGTTAGATGAGAATAATCATAAAAATAATATTTTACAAAAGAAAATTGATGACTTAAATGATTATACAAAAATAAAAATTACTTTACAGGATTTTAAAACTACAATAAATTCAAAAATTGCACCAAGAATATCTCAAATTGCTTCAAATATGTATGCAAAAATTACAAAAGGTAAATATCAATTAATAGAAGTCTCTAATGATTTTGATTTTTTTATTTATGATGAAAATAGAAAATATCCAATAGAAAGATTTAGTGGAGGAGAAATTGATTTAGCAAATTTAGTTTTAAGAATAGCTATATCTAAAACTTTACAAGAATTAAGTGGTAGTTCACAAATATCTTTTTTAGCTTTTGATGAAGTATTTGGAAGCCAAGATGAAAATAGAAGACTGGAAATATTAGAGGCTTTTAATACAATTAAAGAGCAATATAGACAAATATTTCTTATAAGTCATGAGTTAGAAATAAAAGAGATGTTTGAACGTGTTATTGAGCTTTAA